In one window of Nicotiana tabacum cultivar K326 chromosome 12, ASM71507v2, whole genome shotgun sequence DNA:
- the LOC107773062 gene encoding uncharacterized protein LOC107773062, with amino-acid sequence MEKLFTIEDYELWNIILDGPNISIKLDSKGREVPKERSEFNDIDRNLMEKNSRAKKDTLQIVHKGTSQMKQSRIDMLLRNYELFIMKYSKPIQDMVTRFTVITNELRSLGKSFISGIGKKHPENTSYQKAKLLQSKEKKN; translated from the coding sequence ATGGAGAAATTATTTACTATTGAAGATTATGAACTATGGAATATCATTCTAGATGGACCAAACATTTCCATAAAGCTTGATTCCAAAGGAAGGGAAGTTCCCAAGGAAAGAAGTGAGTTTAATGATATCGATCGGAATCTCATGGAGAAAAATTCCAGAGCCAAAAAGGACACCCTGCAAATTGTACATAAAGGCACATCACAAATGAAGCAATCCAGGATTGATATGCTATTGAGAAACTATGAACTGTTCATCATGAAATATTCGAAACCAATCCAGGATATGGTCACCAGGTTCACAGTCATCACAAACGAGTTGAGATCACTTGGGAAGTCCTTCATATCAGGAATTGGTAAGAAACATCCTGAGAATACTTCCTATCAGAAAGCAAAGTTACTGCAATCCAAGGAGAAAAAGAATTAA